In one window of Pseudomonas putida DNA:
- a CDS encoding alpha/beta hydrolase, with the protein MKLSCTLTTGLLALAVNSAFAAGSPGVEHTTQGFLDALAAGGGKPLETLAPKDARAVLSGAQASVKVDLSGIEVERRTLQIDGKPLDIRVVRPQGAKGELPVFMFFHGGGWVLGDYPTHERLIHDLVVGSGAAAVYVDYTPSPDAKFPTAINQAYAATRWVAEHGKEIGVDGSRLAVAGNSVGGNMAAVVAIKAKEAGTPKLRFQALLWPVTDANFNNASYNQFAEGHFLTRNMMQWFWDSYTTDPRQRDDIHASPLRASLDQLKGLPPALVQTAEMDVLRDEGEAYARKLDAAGVPVTAVRYNGMIHDFGLLNVLGQVPGTRSAMGQAAQALKEHLQ; encoded by the coding sequence ATGAAACTGTCCTGCACCCTGACCACCGGCCTGCTGGCCCTCGCCGTCAACAGCGCCTTCGCCGCCGGTAGCCCCGGCGTCGAGCACACCACCCAGGGCTTCCTCGACGCCCTGGCCGCCGGTGGCGGCAAGCCGCTGGAAACCTTGGCGCCCAAAGACGCACGGGCCGTGCTCAGCGGTGCGCAGGCCAGCGTCAAGGTCGACCTCTCGGGTATCGAGGTCGAGCGTCGCACCCTGCAGATCGACGGCAAGCCGCTGGACATCCGCGTGGTGCGCCCGCAAGGCGCGAAGGGTGAGCTGCCAGTGTTCATGTTCTTCCACGGCGGCGGCTGGGTGCTGGGCGACTACCCGACCCACGAGCGCCTGATCCATGATCTGGTGGTTGGCTCCGGCGCGGCGGCGGTCTATGTCGACTACACGCCATCGCCAGACGCCAAGTTCCCCACCGCGATCAACCAGGCCTACGCCGCAACCCGCTGGGTAGCCGAGCACGGCAAGGAAATCGGTGTGGATGGCAGCCGACTGGCCGTGGCCGGCAACAGCGTCGGCGGCAACATGGCGGCGGTGGTGGCGATCAAGGCCAAGGAAGCAGGTACGCCCAAGTTGCGGTTCCAGGCGCTGTTGTGGCCGGTCACCGATGCCAACTTCAACAATGCGTCGTACAACCAGTTTGCCGAAGGGCACTTCCTGACCCGCAACATGATGCAGTGGTTCTGGGACAGCTACACCACCGACCCGCGCCAGCGTGACGATATCCATGCTTCGCCGCTGCGGGCCAGCCTGGATCAACTCAAAGGCCTGCCACCAGCACTGGTGCAGACTGCCGAGATGGATGTACTGCGTGACGAAGGCGAAGCCTACGCCCGCAAGCTCGATGCTGCCGGTGTGCCGGTGACTGCCGTGCGTTACAACGGCATGATCCATGACTTCGGATTGCTGAACGTGCTGGGACAGGTGCCCGGAACTCGTAGCGCGATGGGCCAGGCGGCGCAGGCGCTGAAGGAACATCTGCAATAA
- a CDS encoding DUF2790 domain-containing protein codes for MTTLRKAFAIATLTLCTTAGAFAQSIEATPYHYGMNLDIAQVIAVDAPNSTRSHASAATLTYRDSSGQVQKVSYIHPTTAANQN; via the coding sequence ATGACCACTCTTCGCAAAGCCTTCGCCATCGCCACCCTGACCCTGTGCACCACTGCAGGCGCCTTCGCCCAGTCCATCGAGGCCACGCCGTACCACTACGGCATGAACCTGGACATCGCCCAGGTCATCGCGGTCGATGCCCCGAACAGCACCCGCAGCCATGCCTCGGCCGCCACCCTCACCTACCGCGACAGCAGCGGCCAGGTGCAGAAGGTCAGCTACATCCACCCCACCACCGCCGCCAACCAGAACTGA
- a CDS encoding AAA family ATPase produces MHITRVQIEEGFLDGLDVSFTPGLNAIIGARGTGKTSLIEIIRFCLDVTSTSAETTRKSKDHALSILGSGQVTVTIADNEQLILVTRTAMDDVPRATSNYRKPVIFSQTEIETVGLEATGRLRLLDGFVKLKQDTDLDERDIISECRNLTRQVESCRREIDELEQTQKGLPSLHEELKKIAYAEQEVSKSSLALQEKAQHLNQRSNEISNISVVLQQVNRLRDGVAGWSHEVKKSAEYSLPDDLDSALTASIAPSALPLVQKIKEMRKRMNAELGNVIATYHELDAIVKKCTADKIAQEDVARQLRIEIEGVQSGSGAVLRKGQELRENIAKLESITAYLTQRKDMLKALIDRRAIALDQLDTIRSARFQARQEAANWLNKLVGPNIRVSIYRNGQVKKFSASISESLRGSGLRYAEVADDIAENLSPRALMEAVDNFDTEAIADAANITLDRASRILSHLKGCDLGELCTINIEDEVSLQLLDGTDYKDISELSTGQRCTVVLPLILSHMNRMLIVDQPEDHIDNAFIAETLIKVIVSRGGKGQIIFSTHNPNIPVLGNADMVLHLGSDGRRGFRMSAGPLQEQDIVSAISTVMEGGAAAFSKRAEFYNGNS; encoded by the coding sequence ATGCATATTACAAGGGTACAAATAGAAGAAGGTTTTTTGGATGGCCTGGATGTAAGCTTCACTCCGGGGTTGAATGCAATAATAGGTGCGCGTGGAACTGGCAAGACTTCATTGATTGAGATAATTAGGTTTTGCCTTGACGTCACTAGTACCTCGGCAGAAACCACGAGAAAAAGTAAGGATCATGCGCTGTCGATACTTGGATCTGGGCAAGTGACAGTTACTATAGCAGATAATGAGCAACTAATATTAGTGACTCGAACTGCTATGGATGATGTTCCCAGAGCGACATCGAATTATCGTAAACCTGTAATTTTTTCGCAGACTGAAATCGAAACCGTTGGGCTCGAGGCTACAGGCAGGCTTAGGTTATTGGATGGTTTTGTAAAATTAAAGCAAGATACCGATCTGGACGAACGAGATATCATAAGTGAGTGCCGCAACCTGACGCGGCAGGTAGAATCCTGCCGCAGAGAAATTGATGAGCTCGAGCAAACGCAAAAAGGGCTGCCTAGTCTCCATGAGGAGCTAAAGAAAATAGCCTATGCAGAGCAGGAGGTATCTAAAAGCTCCCTCGCTTTGCAGGAGAAAGCCCAGCATCTAAACCAGAGATCTAACGAAATCTCAAACATCAGTGTCGTTCTCCAACAGGTGAACAGGCTCAGGGATGGCGTGGCTGGATGGAGTCATGAGGTAAAAAAGAGTGCCGAGTATTCACTGCCCGATGACTTAGATTCTGCGCTAACGGCGTCCATAGCACCGTCAGCATTACCGTTAGTGCAAAAAATAAAAGAAATGAGAAAGCGGATGAATGCAGAGCTTGGGAACGTAATCGCTACATATCATGAATTAGACGCCATCGTAAAAAAATGCACCGCGGATAAAATAGCACAGGAAGATGTTGCGAGGCAGTTGAGGATCGAGATTGAGGGTGTGCAATCTGGTTCAGGCGCAGTTCTAAGAAAAGGGCAAGAGCTTAGAGAGAATATCGCTAAGCTGGAGTCTATAACTGCCTACCTGACTCAGCGCAAAGATATGCTGAAGGCTCTGATAGATAGAAGAGCAATCGCCTTGGATCAGCTTGACACAATACGCTCTGCTCGTTTCCAAGCCAGGCAAGAGGCAGCGAATTGGCTGAATAAGTTAGTGGGCCCAAATATAAGAGTTTCGATTTATAGAAACGGGCAAGTAAAAAAATTCTCAGCTTCTATTTCTGAGAGTTTGAGGGGGAGTGGGCTGCGGTACGCTGAAGTTGCTGACGATATCGCTGAAAATTTAAGCCCGAGGGCGCTGATGGAAGCAGTTGATAATTTTGATACTGAGGCCATAGCTGACGCAGCTAATATTACATTGGATCGCGCTTCGAGAATCCTCTCGCATCTGAAGGGCTGCGATTTGGGGGAGCTGTGTACTATAAATATTGAAGACGAAGTTTCGCTTCAGCTTTTAGATGGTACCGACTATAAAGATATATCGGAGCTATCTACTGGGCAGCGGTGTACAGTTGTATTGCCCCTCATCCTTTCCCACATGAACCGAATGTTGATTGTAGATCAGCCTGAAGATCATATTGACAACGCGTTTATTGCAGAAACACTGATAAAGGTTATCGTTTCAAGAGGGGGGAAGGGGCAAATAATATTTTCTACTCATAATCCCAACATTCCGGTATTAGGGAATGCTGATATGGTACTACACCTAGGATCTGACGGTCGTCGTGGATTTAGGATGTCAGCTGGACCGCTTCAAGAGCAAGATATAGTATCGGCTATCAGTACCGTTATGGAAGGAGGCGCAGCAGCCTTCTCCAAACGTGCGGAATTCTACAACGGGAATTCTTGA
- a CDS encoding ATP-binding protein: protein MTREEALYAIANGTSHSRFTALGVLERVALPTDIELLMKLQTTEADLYVKKRIERVVSKLHKNLPEKTEVDDDIVPAEVKRKVRADAIEWVAGLLLHEIGSKLGLLASEISQDVPNFESSNSMRRIEQLQDTFDGIEQLKKATSSPKPIEMDLSEFIRDSVEVERIGRDVEASYVGISPLIIFCDRGLLGLALCNGIKNAMEAAMSVRSEVRAPMIVVSWGQTDKDNWITIIDNGPGLPSSSARSFVLGESSKSGHLGFGLGIARQAIETLHGSVELRNSGADGAAYELRWSLTN from the coding sequence ATGACTCGTGAAGAAGCCCTTTATGCGATAGCTAACGGAACATCACATAGCAGGTTTACCGCTTTAGGGGTTTTGGAACGAGTTGCCCTCCCTACAGATATAGAGTTGCTGATGAAGCTTCAGACGACCGAGGCTGACTTGTACGTTAAAAAACGTATCGAGAGAGTCGTATCGAAACTTCACAAAAATTTGCCTGAGAAAACTGAAGTAGATGACGATATAGTACCTGCTGAGGTGAAAAGAAAGGTAAGAGCGGACGCAATTGAGTGGGTGGCAGGACTATTGCTCCATGAGATAGGTTCAAAGCTAGGGCTTTTGGCGAGCGAAATTTCACAGGATGTTCCAAATTTTGAAAGCTCCAACTCAATGCGACGAATTGAACAGCTGCAGGATACATTCGATGGAATTGAGCAGTTAAAAAAGGCAACCTCATCTCCTAAACCAATAGAAATGGATCTTTCCGAGTTCATTCGTGATTCGGTTGAAGTGGAGCGAATTGGTAGAGATGTGGAGGCGTCCTATGTTGGGATTTCACCACTTATTATATTCTGCGACCGAGGTTTATTAGGCCTTGCGTTGTGCAATGGTATAAAAAATGCCATGGAGGCTGCAATGTCAGTGCGTTCTGAGGTTCGTGCTCCGATGATTGTGGTTAGCTGGGGGCAGACCGACAAAGACAACTGGATAACAATTATTGACAATGGTCCTGGGTTACCTAGTAGCTCAGCTAGATCGTTTGTTCTTGGAGAGTCTTCTAAGTCTGGGCATTTAGGCTTTGGTCTCGGAATTGCCAGGCAGGCAATTGAAACACTTCACGGCTCTGTCGAACTCCGAAACTCTGGGGCTGATGGTGCCGCATATGAGCTAAGATGGAGCTTAACTAATTGA
- a CDS encoding response regulator: protein MNILIIEDEQDFVEEIIRIVSSICREPIYTIASSIEAASDRLQNGFFDLIFLDLKLPTVDGAMDSDPQHGRDLLDMARSVAPGTPIFMLTGSSAEQFLPEMIALNHQVDIWGQGRALSLIGFQPKHRINNLHKLIEPYVSSCDAVCDVEISTDIEIDLRVARLVRIFTASVGGVFCEVRKIGGGLSGALVLNLVVKDGDGAKIHNSVAKIGAPDDIRDEVERHDRYILRLDPSSTPRKVAVLSHGAKDTSGVFYSLASASDSTGFSIIHGNASVVVKGIMGSLQRWTDAVTQRRISIESIRQAFISDEQFGSIRHLVQHDWIDRFEQSPVFANCVCVHGDLHGMNVLLTGNMVPVIIDYGDVGEGVASRDPITFELSVFFHPEGPLKDSPWPDEREALLWGQSNFVTDSCPAAEFFNSCREWAESVAAGKRERAAVAYGYLVRQLKYPGCNVARVNSLLGGVKRLYDSA, encoded by the coding sequence TTGAATATACTTATTATTGAGGATGAGCAGGACTTTGTAGAGGAAATAATAAGGATAGTTTCCTCAATATGTCGAGAGCCTATTTATACGATCGCATCGTCTATAGAGGCAGCCTCCGACAGGTTACAAAACGGTTTTTTTGATCTCATTTTTCTCGACCTCAAGTTGCCCACGGTTGATGGCGCGATGGATAGTGATCCTCAGCATGGTCGGGACTTATTAGATATGGCCAGATCTGTTGCACCTGGGACACCGATATTTATGCTAACCGGCTCTTCAGCAGAGCAGTTTTTGCCAGAGATGATAGCATTGAATCATCAAGTAGATATCTGGGGGCAAGGTAGAGCTCTTTCTCTAATAGGATTTCAGCCAAAACATAGGATCAACAATCTCCATAAGCTGATTGAACCATATGTGAGTTCCTGTGACGCCGTATGCGATGTAGAAATTAGCACTGATATTGAAATAGATTTGCGGGTTGCGCGACTAGTCCGGATATTCACAGCGTCAGTTGGTGGCGTTTTTTGTGAGGTGCGGAAAATTGGAGGTGGTCTTTCAGGCGCATTAGTCCTCAACTTAGTAGTTAAAGATGGAGATGGAGCAAAAATCCATAACTCTGTAGCAAAGATAGGGGCGCCTGACGATATCCGGGATGAAGTTGAACGACATGATAGGTACATTTTAAGATTAGATCCAAGTTCTACGCCAAGGAAGGTAGCGGTTCTGAGCCATGGGGCAAAAGATACATCCGGGGTGTTCTACAGTTTGGCATCAGCTTCGGATTCTACAGGGTTCTCGATAATTCATGGCAATGCGAGCGTTGTAGTAAAAGGAATTATGGGGTCTCTGCAGCGATGGACTGATGCTGTTACCCAGAGACGTATCTCAATTGAGAGTATACGGCAAGCGTTTATCAGTGATGAGCAGTTTGGGTCGATTCGTCACTTAGTTCAGCACGACTGGATTGATAGATTCGAACAAAGTCCAGTGTTCGCTAACTGCGTTTGCGTTCATGGCGATTTACATGGTATGAACGTTTTGCTTACAGGTAACATGGTCCCAGTAATTATTGACTATGGAGATGTTGGAGAAGGCGTTGCCAGCAGAGATCCTATAACTTTCGAGCTAAGCGTCTTTTTTCATCCTGAGGGACCTCTTAAGGATAGCCCTTGGCCGGATGAAAGAGAGGCGTTGCTTTGGGGTCAGTCGAATTTTGTAACTGACAGTTGTCCCGCGGCTGAATTTTTTAATAGCTGCAGAGAATGGGCGGAATCAGTAGCCGCTGGTAAGCGAGAGCGTGCGGCAGTGGCATACGGGTATTTGGTTCGACAGCTGAAGTATCCTGGCTGCAATGTCGCTCGAGTTAACTCGTTGCTGGGAGGAGTTAAGCGACTATACGATTCAGCTTGA
- a CDS encoding site-specific integrase, which produces MYKLDVPVPNLKFTGVAYGIRETPLDLKILLYYGGAATDIRKFEDFLSKGKFGPPLFERLPLLVRIHSVIQTTITAGGSRFTAKTSIHCLRQFYSWAEQARLPLSLSSIDDTFIAWTDHLLSRQRRDKTLKTVTIAGKATIVSSLLDQALDLKIGLYRSTRIPKKYNKKKVLGTNADKTKLSESFDFGTCLLDIVNALSSEAIRGSLPVRINFRNGRFLDEWSGLRPADTVKYLLPGHGSSVDRKKVREARERWEKDASWRTRFPLINLRIQAELLIFISQTGMNLSQAHKLKIEKCTFQSFLGGYQVRRVYKGRRQGEIEFEIFSEYREVFERYLRWRNDFFPDNYYDLLFPESSPQKRSKDIAPKFQAIRRICKKLNVRYISPRELRKTRVNWLIRTSKDVSLTSEIAQHTQQTLLQVYDQPHHQCAVSEISKFHAFTEKTYEPPGPGTCINPTPSPQNNSPPLSPAPNCLSAAGCIFCAHHRDLDDADHVWSLASYRHYKSLELTWSRALVMDSSDSPAMLTIERLTEKLNAFKLSSSVRALWVIEALDRIEEGYYHPKWSGFIQLIEVCS; this is translated from the coding sequence ATGTATAAACTAGACGTGCCAGTACCAAACTTAAAGTTTACAGGTGTAGCCTATGGAATCAGGGAAACACCTCTAGATCTAAAAATACTACTTTATTATGGAGGAGCAGCCACCGACATTCGTAAATTCGAGGACTTTCTTTCGAAAGGAAAATTTGGACCACCGCTTTTTGAACGCCTACCCTTACTGGTAAGAATTCACAGCGTCATACAGACGACTATTACAGCAGGTGGCAGTCGGTTCACGGCGAAAACCAGCATACATTGCCTTAGACAATTTTATTCTTGGGCTGAGCAAGCAAGACTTCCCCTTTCATTAAGTTCCATAGATGACACTTTCATAGCGTGGACGGATCATTTGCTATCTCGGCAACGCAGAGACAAGACGCTGAAGACAGTGACTATCGCAGGAAAGGCAACGATAGTAAGCTCATTACTTGATCAGGCTTTAGACCTGAAAATTGGACTTTACCGCAGTACACGTATACCAAAAAAATACAACAAGAAAAAAGTGCTAGGCACTAACGCAGACAAAACAAAGCTGAGTGAATCTTTTGATTTTGGAACCTGCCTACTAGACATTGTCAACGCATTATCAAGTGAGGCAATTCGCGGATCACTCCCAGTGCGCATCAACTTTCGCAACGGCAGATTTCTTGACGAGTGGTCCGGACTAAGGCCGGCAGACACTGTTAAATATCTACTTCCTGGGCACGGGAGCTCTGTGGATAGAAAAAAAGTGCGAGAAGCTCGCGAGCGCTGGGAGAAAGATGCCTCATGGCGCACTCGCTTCCCACTAATCAATCTACGAATACAGGCAGAGTTGCTAATTTTTATTTCGCAAACCGGCATGAACTTGTCGCAAGCACACAAACTAAAAATAGAAAAATGTACATTCCAAAGCTTTCTAGGCGGATACCAAGTCCGCCGTGTCTATAAGGGACGCAGGCAGGGAGAAATAGAATTCGAAATATTCAGTGAGTACCGAGAGGTTTTTGAAAGATACTTAAGGTGGCGAAATGACTTCTTCCCTGATAATTACTATGACCTCTTATTTCCTGAGTCGTCACCTCAAAAAAGATCTAAAGATATCGCTCCAAAATTTCAGGCGATTAGAAGAATATGTAAGAAACTGAATGTTCGCTACATCTCACCAAGAGAGCTTCGAAAGACGAGAGTAAACTGGCTTATTAGAACATCTAAAGACGTATCCTTAACCTCAGAAATCGCACAGCATACTCAGCAGACACTTCTTCAAGTTTACGACCAGCCGCACCACCAGTGCGCTGTTTCTGAGATTAGTAAATTTCATGCTTTTACCGAAAAAACATATGAACCTCCAGGTCCTGGGACATGTATCAATCCGACCCCCAGCCCTCAGAATAATTCGCCGCCTCTATCTCCGGCGCCGAATTGCCTAAGCGCTGCCGGATGTATTTTCTGCGCCCATCATCGGGATCTAGATGACGCGGACCATGTATGGTCACTTGCAAGTTACCGACATTATAAATCCCTAGAGCTGACATGGAGTAGAGCTCTAGTTATGGATTCGAGTGATAGTCCAGCAATGTTGACTATCGAACGTCTCACCGAAAAATTGAACGCGTTTAAGTTAAGTAGCTCCGTACGCGCACTCTGGGTGATTGAGGCGTTAGATCGTATTGAAGAAGGCTATTACCATCCAAAGTGGTCTGGCTTCATTCAGCTGATAGAGGTGTGTTCATGA
- a CDS encoding site-specific integrase: MARLESIDHTPYRSEAHEDRLNWERVVDGRMIKGLPQLFWADGKPWREANLWLMEGACNQEVDLKTVQAKATCLHTYANWLETSDNKWWDFPARKENRCLVRYRGALVAARDNSELSSSTVSQRMRVVVSFYRWLAATNLLSPAWPMWKERTVGVHLSNPFGFKRTLAITTTDLAIPNRARPGERLESGLLPVSASDRNQILDFAQSQASEELFLLLITGFFTGMRIQTLTDLKVKTLSNATPDPCDPNLYRINVGPAASPSVATKFDVTGQVWITRELLEKLLRYSHSERRLKREIKASPDHKDLVFLTRFGNPYAQRGSNKSAAINVEMHGFRKIALANGIQSMRNFRFHQTRCTFATELARLAISFGGGLHAVAIVKEALLHKNESTALKYIKFVEKTPIKRELANSFTKAFLGIISGKH; the protein is encoded by the coding sequence ATGGCCCGACTTGAGTCGATTGATCACACACCCTACCGCTCAGAGGCCCATGAAGACCGCTTAAACTGGGAGAGGGTTGTAGACGGACGCATGATTAAAGGGCTCCCACAATTATTCTGGGCAGACGGAAAACCATGGCGTGAAGCAAACCTGTGGCTAATGGAAGGTGCCTGCAACCAAGAAGTCGATCTGAAGACGGTTCAAGCTAAAGCGACATGCTTGCATACCTATGCGAATTGGTTGGAAACGTCAGACAACAAGTGGTGGGACTTCCCTGCTAGAAAGGAGAATCGGTGTCTAGTTCGCTACCGAGGCGCTCTTGTAGCGGCCAGAGACAACTCAGAACTATCCTCTTCGACAGTTTCTCAACGAATGCGAGTAGTTGTCAGCTTCTATCGCTGGCTCGCAGCTACGAACCTTCTTTCACCTGCCTGGCCCATGTGGAAGGAGCGAACGGTAGGTGTGCATTTATCTAACCCTTTTGGCTTTAAGCGCACCCTTGCGATAACCACCACTGATCTGGCCATACCTAATAGAGCGCGACCAGGTGAACGACTAGAAAGCGGGTTACTTCCCGTATCTGCATCTGATCGAAATCAAATTTTAGACTTCGCTCAAAGCCAAGCGTCTGAAGAGCTTTTTCTTCTATTAATCACCGGCTTCTTTACGGGCATGAGAATTCAAACATTAACAGACCTAAAAGTCAAAACGCTATCTAACGCAACACCTGACCCTTGCGATCCGAATTTATACCGAATAAACGTAGGCCCAGCAGCATCTCCCTCCGTGGCTACAAAATTCGACGTTACAGGGCAAGTTTGGATCACAAGGGAGTTATTAGAGAAGCTTCTCCGTTACTCTCATAGCGAACGTCGCCTGAAGCGAGAGATAAAAGCATCGCCAGACCATAAGGATCTCGTGTTTTTGACTCGCTTTGGCAATCCATATGCGCAGCGAGGATCAAATAAATCTGCAGCAATAAATGTAGAGATGCATGGATTTAGAAAGATTGCATTAGCTAACGGAATCCAAAGCATGCGAAATTTTCGGTTCCATCAAACTCGCTGCACCTTTGCCACTGAGCTAGCACGACTTGCAATCAGCTTTGGTGGCGGACTTCACGCAGTAGCGATAGTGAAAGAAGCTCTCCTACACAAGAACGAATCAACAGCACTTAAATACATCAAATTTGTAGAAAAAACTCCGATAAAGCGAGAGCTAGCAAACTCGTTCACCAAAGCCTTTCTTGGAATTATCTCGGGAAAGCACTGA